DNA from Desulfobotulus pelophilus:
GCCAGTGTTCCTCCCAAGGGAGGCCGCAAGCACCCGCAGCAGGATTTTGTGAAGGTGGATACCTCCAACATTCTTTTTATCTGTGGGGGAACGTTCACAGGGCTGGATAAGATTGTTCAGCGGCGTATAGGTCAGAAATCCATGGGGTTTGGAGCCAAGATTACCAAACCGGGAGACAAGTCTGCCTCTGAGTTGCTGCACTTGGCAGAAGTGGAAGATCTGGTGAAGTTTGGCCTGATTCCGGAATTTCTGGGGCGACTTCCCGTGATTGCCATCCTTGAGGAGCTGAAGGAAGATGCTCTTGTTAAGATTCTGCAGGAACCCAAGAATGCACTGGTCAAGCAGTTTCAGAAGCTGTTCTCTTTTGAGGGCGTGAGCCTGCGTTTTACGGATGGAGCCCTGGTAGCCATTGCCAAAGAGGCTGTCCGCAGAAAGTCGGGAGCAAGGGGGCTCAGGGCCATTCTTGAAAATATCATGCTGGACATCATGTACGAGATTCCATCCCTGGAAAATGTGAAGGAATGTGTAATCAGTGAAGAAGTGGTTCTGAACAAGGAGGAGCCCATTCTTTTATATGCACAGTCCAAACAGCAGGCATAGGGCAGAAACAGGAGCAAGGGTTTTGGGCCGCAGTCTTTCCCGCTGCGGTCTGAAGCCTTTTTTTGTGCCCTGTGTGTCCATAATCTTTTTCCCGGGATATGAGCATGTTTCATTTTTCCGGGTGTTTTTAATCCGAGGATGACAGATATGGCGGTATTGACGCTTCCCCTGCTTCCACTGCGGGATATGGTGCTTTTTCCCCACATGGTAGCCCCTCTTTTTGTTGGCCGAAAAAAATCGATTCATGCCCTTTCTGCGGCCATGAATGATGACCGGCGGGTATTTCTTACGTCTCAGGCCGAAGCGAACGTGGATGATCCTGAAGAAAAGGATCTGGCAGCGGTGGGTTGTGTGGGGCGGGTTCTGCAGCTCCTGAAGCTCCCTGATGGAACGGTGAAGGCCCTTGTTGAAGGAGATTGCCGGGCTCGGATGCTGGCCTGTGAGGAGACGGAGGAAGGTTTTTTTCGCGTTGAGGTAGAGAGCCTTGAGGATACGGGCGTTCAGCCTTCAGAGGCTCAGGCTCTGGTCCGTGCGGTGATGGAAAGTTACCGGGAATATGCCAGTGTGAACAAAAAAACATCTTCGGAAACGCTGGATGCCATTGAGGCAATTCTGGATCCTTCCCATCTCAGTGATGCCGTTGCTGCCCAGTTCAGTTTTAAGATCAGTGACAAACAGCAGCTCCTTGAAACCGAAAATCTGTCGGAACGGATGTTACTTCTGGTGAATCTGATCCGGACGGAAACGGAAATCTTTACCATGGATCAGAAGATTCGATCCCGGGTAAAAAAGCAGATGGAAAAAAATCAGCGCCATTACTATCTCAATGAGCAGATCCGGGCCATACGTAAAGAGATGGGAGATGCGGAAGATGCTCTGGAAGAAATAGAAGTTCTTGAAGGTCGCCTGGAGGAAAAGCAACCTTCGGAAGAGGCGGAGGCCAAGGTCAGGGCGGAGATTCGTAAGCTTAAAATGATGTCTCCGATGTCTGCGGAGGCTACTGTGGTGCGCAATTATGTGGATTGGATTCTGGACCTTCCGTGGAATGAGCTTTCAGAGCTGTCTTCGGATCTGGATGAGGCCGAAGGTGTTTTGAATGCCGATCATTATGGTTTGGAAAAGCCTAAGGAACGGATTCTGGAATATTTGGCTGTACAGAGCCTTGTACAGAAAATCAGGGGGCCTATTCTCTGCTTTGTGGGTCCTCCGGGTGTGGGAAAAACATCTCTGGCGCGGAGTGTAGCCCGGGCAACGGGTCGTGAATACGTACGGCTTTCTCTTGGCGGTGTTCGTGACGAGGCGGAAATCCGTGGGCACCGCCGCACTTACATTGGAGCCATGCCTGGGAAAATTATCCAGTGTCTTAAAAAAGCTGGAACCCGAAATCCGGTTTTCTGTCTGGATGAAGTGGATAAGATGAGCATGGATTTCAGGGGCGATCCGTCAGCAGCTCTTCTGGAGGTGCTGGATCCGGAACAGAACGCCACATTCAATGATCACTATCTGGATCTGGACTATGACCTTTCGGAAATTCTGTTTATCACCACAGCCAACACTCTCCATGATATTCCTCTTCCTCTGCAGGACCGTATGGAGATTATCCGTATTTCCGGTTATACGGAAATTGAAAAATATCACATAGCAAAAGAGCACCTGATTCCCAAGCAGATTGTCCGGCATGGTCTGGAGGCGCCCCAGATTCATTTTACCCGTAATGCGGTATATCATATTATCCGGCATCATACCCGGGAGGCGGGCGTGCGGAATCTGGAACGTGAGCTGGCTTCTGTCTGCAGAAAGGTAGCCCGGGATCTTGTGCGGGGGTCTGGAAAGCCGCCTTTTTCCATTGATGTGGCGGCCGTGCGGAAATATCTGGGAGCAGATCAGTACCGGTTTGGCCGGGTAGAAAAAGAGCACTATGTGGGTACGGTTACCGGCTTGGCCTGGACACAGACCGGTGGTGAGCTGCTTACCATAGAAACCGTGCTGATGCCGGGTAAGGGCGAGGTGACGGTTACGGGTAAGCTTGGGGATGTCATGAAGGAATCCGCAAGGGCCGCCGTGAGCTATGTGCGCTTTCGAAGTGAGGACTTTGGGATTGATCCGGATTTTTATAAGGAAAAGGATTTGCATATTCATTTTCCTGAAGGTGCGGTACCCAAAGATGGTCCCAGTGCAGGTATCGCCATCTGTACGGCTCTGGTTTCTTCCCTTACGGGGAGGCCTGTGGACAGAAATGTGGCCATGACCGGAGAGATTACTTTGAGAGGGAGGGCGTTGCCTATCGGTGGTCTGCGGGAGAAAGTTCTTGCGGCCCACAGGGGAGGCATTGAAAAAATTCTGTTTCCTAAGGAAAACAGTAAGGATCTCAAAGATATACCGGCGTCCGTTTTGAGGAGTGTGCAGTTGATTTCCGTAAGCCATATGGATGAGGTACTGGAGCTGGCGTTGCTGCCACTGGAGCCGCAGAAAAAAAAGCGGAAGAAAATATAAAAAGATGTTTTTTTGCTTGACGGGGAAATGTCTTGCTGGTAGATAGATCTCGCTTTTGTGATGGAAAGATTGTCACAAAGGGGCGAATAGCTCAGCTGGGAGAGCAACGGCCTTACAAGCCGTAGGTCACAGGTTCGATCCCTGTTTCGCCCACCACCATCAAGGGGGTGTAGTTCAGTTGGTTAGAACGCCGGCCTGTCACGCCGGAGGTCGCGGGTTCGAGTCCCGTCGCTCCCGCCAACAAAAAATAAAGACTTGCAGGCTACAAGCTGCAGGTCTTTTTTTATTCCCTTCCTTTATTCCCTTCCTTTATTCCCTTCCTTTATCCCGTCTATGTCATTCACGTTATGGCTCTCTGTGTTCTGTCCATTAGGGGCTCTGCTTGTCTTTCAAATAGTTTTTGTTTCTTATTTCTTGATTTTTGATGTTGGTATTTTCTACAATACACTAGGTGAGAGGCGGACTAGAGGCCAAATGTTTCATGGAAGCACCCCTGTCTGTACGGGCGCTGAATGACAGTACCCTGTGTGAGAGGTCGCGAGCATGAAAGGAGCCATGCTGTAGATAAAGTGTATTGGGTTCTCTTTTCTCTATCCGGCAGGGAAGTCCCCGGATTCAGTGCATGAATAAAATGACGTAAAGGCTTGCGTTTTAATTGTCGAGAGCCCGTCATGTCCGGAGTTCCTGATGGTAAGATTTTTGCTGCAAAAAAAATAAACGTTCGGAAAGGT
Protein-coding regions in this window:
- the lon gene encoding endopeptidase La — protein: MAVLTLPLLPLRDMVLFPHMVAPLFVGRKKSIHALSAAMNDDRRVFLTSQAEANVDDPEEKDLAAVGCVGRVLQLLKLPDGTVKALVEGDCRARMLACEETEEGFFRVEVESLEDTGVQPSEAQALVRAVMESYREYASVNKKTSSETLDAIEAILDPSHLSDAVAAQFSFKISDKQQLLETENLSERMLLLVNLIRTETEIFTMDQKIRSRVKKQMEKNQRHYYLNEQIRAIRKEMGDAEDALEEIEVLEGRLEEKQPSEEAEAKVRAEIRKLKMMSPMSAEATVVRNYVDWILDLPWNELSELSSDLDEAEGVLNADHYGLEKPKERILEYLAVQSLVQKIRGPILCFVGPPGVGKTSLARSVARATGREYVRLSLGGVRDEAEIRGHRRTYIGAMPGKIIQCLKKAGTRNPVFCLDEVDKMSMDFRGDPSAALLEVLDPEQNATFNDHYLDLDYDLSEILFITTANTLHDIPLPLQDRMEIIRISGYTEIEKYHIAKEHLIPKQIVRHGLEAPQIHFTRNAVYHIIRHHTREAGVRNLERELASVCRKVARDLVRGSGKPPFSIDVAAVRKYLGADQYRFGRVEKEHYVGTVTGLAWTQTGGELLTIETVLMPGKGEVTVTGKLGDVMKESARAAVSYVRFRSEDFGIDPDFYKEKDLHIHFPEGAVPKDGPSAGIAICTALVSSLTGRPVDRNVAMTGEITLRGRALPIGGLREKVLAAHRGGIEKILFPKENSKDLKDIPASVLRSVQLISVSHMDEVLELALLPLEPQKKKRKKI